The Triticum urartu cultivar G1812 chromosome 5, Tu2.1, whole genome shotgun sequence genome contains the following window.
TTTCTAGGCATTCCATCAACCCTGTGATGGCCAAATTCTTCACCAGGTGACACAAAGTCAGGATGACCAACAATTGAATGGGGCTTCCTTGACAAATCTTCAGGGAAGCCTATAGGATATGGGCCTGGCTTGTTTGGGAATGGAGGCCTTCCTGGTAATGAATCGAAACCATCAAAAGGCCTTGGGCCTCTCTGAAAACTGTCATCATCAAGATGAGTTGGCCCTGGAAATTGCTTCATATTCTCTTCAATATCTTTAGGGTTGACATTGTATCTGCCAGGATATGGTGGCCCCAACGACCTGAAATGTTCCCGTGAAGTATTGAACCCTTCTTCATGGAAAGCCCTGGAATTTCCTAGTTGCTCTCCGCCGACACCATTTCTCATTCCTGAACAGAAGGAAGTTTTGGTCAAGATGCTTACAATAAAGAAAACTCAAGTGTCCCTAAAATGGAAAACTCAAAAGTGTTTGCATTTGATTCAAGAGAATTACCAACAGGATGTGGTCGGCCAACATTTTCTGGAGCAAAAGGAGGCATAGTTGTGTCATGAAGTCCAGGCAAGGGTCCAGCCATGGGTGGTCGAATCATGCCATCATCAGGTATGGTGGGTGCAGGCCGCGGAAGGTTTGGTGCAAACACCCTTGGTGCCATTTCAGATTGATATACACCATATAGTTGTTGCTGCACTGTAGGCCGGACATTTTCTGGAAAACTATGACTAGGTGGCCTCATTTGATTCTTCTGGGCTTGCGTACATGGCACAGGAGGATGGAGCATATGCTGAGTAAGCATGGTATCAGGTCCAGAAGGACGCTGTCGGCCCATGCCTGGGGGCGCATAGGAACCCAGTGCTCCCTGGCTTTTCTGTGATGCCTGCTGCAATGATCCTCCTTTCTCAAGATCATTGGATATATTTGAAGCTTCAGACTGTGAATTACTTTCCTGGCCACCAGACTCATCCTTTCCTTTGCCTTTGTCTAAACCATCTGCAACGCCCAATGCAATGCCAGTTTGTACCGCATTTTTTCTGATATTACTAAAATCATTCTGCTCCCCATTCACATTTTTATCACCCAGATATTCTGGCTTTATGCCAGAATATTCACTGCCTCCATTTGTATTATCGCCTACTTCAGCATTGCCACTAGCATTAGCTGCACTTTCTGACTTTCCTGATTCTTGGAACTGATGCGGTGTTGCAACATAACTCGTAGACCTGCTAGTCGAGGTTGGAACATGCTGCTGCTGCATATATTGTGGACCATGGGGCTGGAAAGGTTGAGGATGAATCTGTTGTTGTGATGAGTGCATTCCTTGTTGGTATGATTGACTTGTTTGTGAAGGAACAGGTGTGTTAAGAGGAAATCCTTGTGGTGGTGCCTGCGAAGGGATGCTGGGATGCATTGGTGGCCGCTGAGcctgatgcccatgttgctgatGTTGTGGTGTATGCTGAGTACCTTGAGGAGCCAGCATGGATGGTTGTTGACCTTGCAACGGAAATTGACCCTGAGGAGGGTGTACAAGTGCAGGATGCTGAGGACCAACTAACTGTTGGTGAGATGCATGTACAGGGTGCTGGATTGCAGCACCATGTGCCATCTGATGTGCTGGCTGAGGCTGCGAATATGATTGATGACCTGCTACCGCATGTACTGAAGGGTTCTGAGATTGTGCAACTGGATGAGGCTGATGATAGACATGAGGTTGTGGGTACGATTGCTGCCGCACTTGTGgatgctggtgctgcatctgagATTGAGGATGTTGCTGCTGAGGTGGGTACTGCATTTGCGGTTGTTGCTGGGCAACAGCCTGCTGTTGATGTGGAGGATGAGGTTGCACATATGGCTGCACCTGGGAGGCTATTGCTTGAGTTGCAGGCATTGCAAATGGCTGATTACAAACTTGGGTATGGGCTATAGGTTGTACATCACCTTGTGGTTGCATCTGTGGAATTTGAGGCGCTGAATGCAATGGTGGATTCTGCTGAGGCTGTGGCTGAACAGCTGGTGCTTGGAGTTGAGGATTCTGGGACTGGTTTGGCACTATGTGTTGGGGCTGTGGCGGCTGCAGGAATTGAGGCTGAGCATATGGAGCAGGTTGTGCAGGCACTTGAGCAACATTCTGTGGTGCCACTTGCGTTTGAGGTTGTGTGTACTGTTGGTATTGGCCATACTGTTGATACTGCTGGGTGTAGGGATTGTAGCCAGGGTAATGCTGCTGGTAGTACTGGTGGTACTGGAGCTGCTGCTGGTACTGCTCGGCTGTTTGAATTTGTGGTGCAACTGCTTGACCTTGAGTAGCATAAGTAGGTGCCCCTGCAAAAGGGGCCACAGCAACCGTGCTTGTTGTGGTCACACCAGCTGAACCAGTTGCCAGTGCAGAAGTTGTAACAGCTCCAGCTGTAGGAGCTGCTACAGGCGCCACAGAGGAAACTGCAGAAGGATCTTGGGTGACTGCCTGGGTCGTTGCAGCTGATGACTGTGTCAGACTACCGTCAGCCTGTTGTGTTTGGGGTTGCACGCCCTGCAAAGACACAAAACGGTACAAAAATATTAATGCATAGAGAAATAGTTGACTTGTAGAACAAATCACTTTGAGACATGATGTACATACAGGACAAAGCTGAGCATGTTCTTGCACTTGACGATGTACAATCTGAGTACCACAACGGTTACAAACAACAGGCGAGTTCCCATAGGCACAAGCGGTACCATGTGTGTTGCATTCAGACAGGTTTCCTTGCCATTGGCAACCACTCTTGTTGTACAGGCATTGTACTGTAACTTTACCAATTGTCTCAGCAAGTGATTTATTTGAATCCACCAGAGGCTGCATATTTGAAAGCAGGTTATAACAAAGAGGGCTCTACTTCCAAATACACTAAACTCACTGTACGGTGCACAAATCACTCCCTTAAGAAGAGGCTATACCTTGGAATCAGCTTCCGTCACTAAGTAACCATCATAAGGGCAGGCTTGTGTGGTTGCTGCTACATAAGCCAAGCAAGGTTTGCAGTAGAGATGTGTGCACTGAGCTTGCAGAGCTTCGTTGGGGTATATGAGCGTCCGACAAACAGGGCAAAAATATTCACCAGGAAGAGTTTGTATATTCAGAATACATTCATTATCGAAACCCATTGTCCGGCCTCACTAACTTCTATCCAGTAAGGGTTCTGATGCCTGCACATATGCTAATTTCATAAGTTATGCATTCAAACGTATGAGCTAAAGCCAGAAATCCAATGAGGACACAAAAATGTCAATTATTCTCTTTTACTAAAGGAAGCAAATACAAAATTTCATTCACAGGAAGACAAGTAATCAACACATGGCACCACCACATACACAACATGATAAAAAGAAACAAAATGATTAGTCAATGATGCACAATGCTGAAGAAATGGGTCGTCTTTTTAACAATAGCAAGTCAAATATTAGAAGTCAACTAAATACGAAAGGTGTAGCTGCTTACAGCCATACTGGATCAGGACAAAGAATATAGGGGTAATCTAATTGTCACCACTCTCCATGATCAATGCTTGATGGACAGCCATAAAAGGCAAGCCACCTAAAGTATTGCATGTGGGTCCATATGCCATGCTTATTTTTCAGCTATCAAGTGCGGTAGCTGCTTTGTTCAGAACAAGGCAAAGCTTGCTAATGAACCAAGTTACCAAAGAGTACCCGCAAATCCCTAATATGCTAGCACGATACAGTAGAGATATAGAACACATGCCTATACCATAACGTGCCATAACTAATTAGATAGATGAATATTTTCATGTCCAAGAGACAGACATCTGGTAGATTATCTCTTAGCAGCCAAAGTAGCTTGACAGCTAACTCGATCTTAAACCACAGTAAGAATTAATAAAGAACCTACACTGTCGCATAGTTATATAAGAAAATATCAGGGCCAACTGAACTAAAAAGGTAATGCTACTTCAGTAACAGTAGGTCAGACTCCAAGCAAAGAGTATAGAGGATGTCTAATTCTGTTGCCGGCTCTCTATGGCCTGATTAACAGCCATAAGAAGAGTGACACATACAGTGCAGCGCATGATGCATTAGGCTCGTATTCAGTTAGCTTTGAAGTTCAGCAGGTGTTATGTTGCCAAATAACCAAGTTACATAACAGTATCCCTAAATCCCTAATGTGCTAGCATGATAAGCAGTTCACATATACAACATGTGCTTCCACTATACAGGGTAGAAAACAGACAGGCATATGGCAGGTAATCAATGTAGGTAGAATTAGCAAAGTACATAGCTAATCTCCACAGAAGAAATGCATGATGAAACAAAGATACTGATAATGATCAAACATATTGTTTAAGCTGAAAATTGCCATGCTAACC
Protein-coding sequences here:
- the LOC125508430 gene encoding altered inheritance of mitochondria protein 3-like; translated protein: MGFDNECILNIQTLPGEYFCPVCRTLIYPNEALQAQCTHLYCKPCLAYVAATTQACPYDGYLVTEADSKPLVDSNKSLAETIGKVTVQCLYNKSGCQWQGNLSECNTHGTACAYGNSPVVCNRCGTQIVHRQVQEHAQLCPGVQPQTQQADGSLTQSSAATTQAVTQDPSAVSSVAPVAAPTAGAVTTSALATGSAGVTTTSTVAVAPFAGAPTYATQGQAVAPQIQTAEQYQQQLQYHQYYQQHYPGYNPYTQQYQQYGQYQQYTQPQTQVAPQNVAQVPAQPAPYAQPQFLQPPQPQHIVPNQSQNPQLQAPAVQPQPQQNPPLHSAPQIPQMQPQGDVQPIAHTQVCNQPFAMPATQAIASQVQPYVQPHPPHQQQAVAQQQPQMQYPPQQQHPQSQMQHQHPQVRQQSYPQPHVYHQPHPVAQSQNPSVHAVAGHQSYSQPQPAHQMAHGAAIQHPVHASHQQLVGPQHPALVHPPQGQFPLQGQQPSMLAPQGTQHTPQHQQHGHQAQRPPMHPSIPSQAPPQGFPLNTPVPSQTSQSYQQGMHSSQQQIHPQPFQPHGPQYMQQQHVPTSTSRSTSYVATPHQFQESGKSESAANASGNAEVGDNTNGGSEYSGIKPEYLGDKNVNGEQNDFSNIRKNAVQTGIALGVADGLDKGKGKDESGGQESNSQSEASNISNDLEKGGSLQQASQKSQGALGSYAPPGMGRQRPSGPDTMLTQHMLHPPVPCTQAQKNQMRPPSHSFPENVRPTVQQQLYGVYQSEMAPRVFAPNLPRPAPTIPDDGMIRPPMAGPLPGLHDTTMPPFAPENVGRPHPVGMRNGVGGEQLGNSRAFHEEGFNTSREHFRSLGPPYPGRYNVNPKDIEENMKQFPGPTHLDDDSFQRGPRPFDGFDSLPGRPPFPNKPGPYPIGFPEDLSRKPHSIVGHPDFVSPGEEFGHHRVDGMPRNPGSFVQGMTAGPGGLRKDQLGPGNLPGSRQHDFDNLGFPHTHFHPADIFLPRNLHGSEPLGHGQLHGIEPSGHRFQGHVHPDDPNFDDYSRHGFPQESGRFSSGGFFSSGEVGWCRICMFNCGSAEDLGLHVHTREHQQHAMDIVLKMKHDVAKRQKMNPGGPKSLNKKVAMKGNFHGNRR